One segment of Bacteroides caecimuris DNA contains the following:
- a CDS encoding DUF1573 domain-containing protein codes for MKKILFLMTLLVMGVSFAFAQTNADIKLDKTTHDFGKFSENSPVVSCTFTFTNIGDAPLVIHQAVASCGCTVPEYTKEPIMPGKKGTIKVTYNGTGKYPGHFKKSITLRTNAKTEMVRLYIEGDMTAKDAK; via the coding sequence ATGAAAAAGATACTTTTTTTAATGACCCTGTTAGTAATGGGCGTAAGTTTTGCATTTGCACAAACAAATGCAGATATCAAGCTTGACAAAACAACTCACGATTTCGGTAAGTTTTCTGAAAACAGCCCGGTTGTCAGTTGCACATTTACCTTTACTAATATCGGCGATGCCCCTTTGGTGATCCATCAGGCTGTAGCCTCTTGCGGATGTACAGTACCCGAATATACAAAGGAGCCCATCATGCCGGGCAAAAAGGGAACAATCAAGGTGACTTATAACGGAACAGGCAAATATCCGGGACATTTCAAAAAATCAATCACCTTGCGCACCAACGCCAAAACAGAGATGGTAAGATTGTATATCGAAGGCGATATGACAGCAAAAGATGCAAAGTAG
- a CDS encoding DUF4923 family protein, translating into MLNERRMKMKKNFLSIAFMAVFMLMATNSQAQSWSDLFNKDNISKVVNAITGTTESIDMTGTWSYKGSAVEFESDNLLMKAGGAAAATMAENKLNEQLSKIGIKDGQMSFTFNADSTFTSTVGKKTLKGTYSYNASTKQVDLKYLKLLNLHAKVNCSSSSLELLFNSDKLLKLMAFIGSKSSSTALKTVSSLAENYDGMMLGFQLSK; encoded by the coding sequence ATGTTAAATGAAAGAAGAATGAAAATGAAAAAGAATTTTTTATCTATCGCCTTTATGGCAGTATTTATGCTAATGGCAACTAACAGCCAGGCGCAATCATGGTCCGACTTATTTAATAAGGACAACATTTCAAAAGTAGTAAATGCCATCACCGGAACCACCGAATCTATCGACATGACCGGAACATGGAGCTACAAAGGTTCGGCAGTAGAGTTCGAATCGGATAACTTACTAATGAAAGCAGGTGGAGCTGCCGCAGCTACTATGGCTGAAAATAAGCTGAACGAACAATTAAGCAAAATAGGTATTAAAGATGGCCAAATGAGTTTCACTTTCAATGCCGACAGTACTTTCACCAGCACAGTGGGCAAGAAAACATTGAAAGGCACTTACTCCTACAATGCTTCAACCAAACAAGTTGATTTGAAGTATTTGAAACTTCTGAACCTGCACGCTAAAGTAAATTGCAGTTCCAGCTCGCTGGAGTTACTGTTCAACTCGGACAAACTGTTGAAACTGATGGCTTTCATCGGTAGCAAAAGTAGCAGTACCGCACTGAAAACAGTTAGTTCACTGGCCGAAAATTACGATGGAATGATGCTCGGATTCCAACTCTCAAAATAG
- the yihA gene encoding ribosome biogenesis GTP-binding protein YihA/YsxC yields MEITSAEFVISNTDVKKCPAGIFPEYAFIGRSNVGKSSLINMLTGRKGLAMTSSTPGKTMLINHFFINKNWYLVDLPGYGYARRGQKGKDQIRTIIEDYILEREQMTNLFVLIDSRLEPQKIDLEFMEWLGENGIPFSIIFTKADKLKGGRLKMNINAYLRELSKQWEELPPHFVSSSEDRTGRIDILNYIENINKDLNVK; encoded by the coding sequence ATGGAAATAACAAGTGCTGAATTTGTGATTAGCAATACGGACGTGAAGAAATGCCCGGCCGGTATTTTCCCGGAATATGCCTTTATAGGACGTTCGAATGTGGGAAAATCAAGTCTTATCAATATGTTGACCGGTCGTAAAGGTCTGGCCATGACCTCTTCTACTCCGGGAAAAACGATGTTAATCAACCACTTCTTTATCAACAAGAATTGGTATCTCGTCGACCTTCCGGGATATGGCTATGCCCGACGCGGACAAAAAGGAAAAGACCAGATACGCACCATAATCGAAGATTATATCTTGGAACGGGAGCAAATGACCAACCTCTTTGTCCTGATAGATAGCCGACTGGAACCTCAAAAAATAGACCTCGAGTTTATGGAATGGCTAGGCGAGAACGGTATCCCCTTCTCTATCATCTTTACCAAAGCCGATAAGCTAAAAGGTGGACGTTTAAAAATGAATATCAATGCCTATTTACGTGAGTTGAGCAAACAATGGGAGGAGCTCCCTCCTCATTTCGTCTCTTCCTCGGAAGACCGCACAGGACGTATTGATATACTCAACTACATAGAAAACATAAATAAGGATCTCAATGTTAAATGA
- the recR gene encoding recombination mediator RecR, whose protein sequence is MNQQYPSILLEKAVGEFSKLPGIGRKTAMRLVLHLLRQDTATVEAFGNSIITLKREVKYCKVCHNISDTETCQICANPQRDASTVCVVENIRDVMAVEATQQYRGLYHVLGGVISPMDGVGPSDLQIESLVQRVAEGGIKEVILALSTTMEGDTTNFYIYRKLDKLGVKLSVIARGISVGDELEYTDEVTLGRSIVNRTPFTGTV, encoded by the coding sequence ATGAACCAACAATATCCTTCTATACTGCTTGAAAAGGCAGTCGGCGAATTTTCCAAACTTCCGGGTATCGGGCGTAAGACGGCTATGAGGCTTGTTCTGCATCTGCTCCGTCAGGATACGGCTACGGTGGAAGCTTTCGGAAATTCTATCATAACGTTGAAACGTGAAGTGAAATACTGCAAAGTGTGTCATAATATATCCGATACTGAAACTTGCCAGATTTGTGCTAATCCGCAACGGGATGCTTCCACTGTCTGTGTGGTGGAAAATATTCGTGATGTAATGGCGGTGGAAGCAACCCAGCAGTATCGCGGGCTTTATCATGTGTTAGGAGGGGTTATTTCTCCAATGGACGGAGTCGGACCGAGTGACCTTCAAATTGAAAGCCTGGTGCAGCGGGTGGCTGAAGGTGGAATCAAAGAAGTTATTTTGGCGTTGAGCACCACGATGGAGGGCGATACTACCAACTTCTATATCTATCGCAAGCTGGATAAATTAGGAGTCAAACTAAGTGTGATAGCCCGTGGCATATCGGTTGGTGATGAGCTTGAATATACCGATGAAGTGACTTTAGGACGCAGCATTGTGAACCGGACACCTTTTACCGGAACTGTATAA
- a CDS encoding GNAT family N-acetyltransferase: MRQSFLMNDRIYLRAVEPEDMDIMYEMENDPSMWDISNFTVPYSRYVLRQYIEGSQCDVFADKQLRLMMVRKSDQCILGTIDITDFVPLHSRGEVGIAVHKDYRQQGYATDALKLLCEYAFDFLSLSQLYAHVTTDNDVCVKLFTSCGFVQCGLLKNWLQVEGCYKDALLLQYLNPKK, from the coding sequence ATGAGACAGTCTTTCTTGATGAACGATCGTATCTATCTTCGTGCGGTAGAACCGGAAGATATGGATATAATGTATGAGATGGAAAATGATCCTTCGATGTGGGACATCAGTAACTTTACGGTTCCATACTCCCGTTATGTGTTGCGCCAATATATTGAAGGTTCGCAGTGTGATGTATTTGCGGATAAGCAATTACGTCTGATGATGGTACGCAAATCCGACCAGTGTATCCTTGGTACGATTGATATTACGGATTTCGTTCCCCTTCATTCGCGGGGAGAAGTAGGAATTGCCGTGCATAAGGATTATCGTCAGCAAGGTTATGCCACCGACGCACTGAAGCTGCTTTGTGAATATGCTTTTGATTTTCTGTCTTTAAGTCAGCTTTATGCACATGTCACGACAGATAACGACGTTTGTGTAAAGCTGTTCACGTCTTGTGGCTTCGTTCAATGTGGATTATTGAAAAACTGGCTGCAAGTGGAGGGCTGCTACAAAGATGCATTGCTCCTCCAATATTTGAATCCTAAGAAATAA
- a CDS encoding YqgE/AlgH family protein — MNIDSDIFKIQSNNVLPSRGKILISEPFLCDATFGRSVILLVDHTDEGSMGLVINKQLPLFLNEIIMEFKYLDEIPLYKGGPIATDTLFYLHTLSDIPGSISISKGLYLNGDFDEIKKYILQGNKINECIRFFLGYSGWDSEQLNNEIRENTWLVSEEEKSYLMKNNIKDMWRTALEKLGSKYETWSRFPQVPTLN, encoded by the coding sequence ATGAATATCGACTCTGACATATTTAAGATTCAATCGAATAATGTATTACCATCAAGAGGAAAGATTTTAATATCTGAACCTTTCCTGTGTGACGCTACGTTTGGCAGGTCCGTAATTTTACTGGTCGATCATACGGACGAAGGAAGTATGGGATTGGTTATCAACAAACAACTGCCATTATTCCTGAACGAAATCATCATGGAATTTAAATATTTGGACGAGATTCCTCTATACAAAGGTGGACCGATTGCCACTGATACTTTATTTTACCTCCATACACTATCGGACATCCCCGGCTCTATCTCTATCAGCAAAGGGCTTTATCTGAATGGAGATTTTGATGAAATAAAGAAATATATATTACAAGGAAATAAAATCAACGAATGTATCCGTTTCTTCCTGGGATATTCCGGATGGGACAGCGAACAGTTGAATAACGAAATCAGAGAAAACACATGGTTGGTGTCTGAAGAAGAAAAATCATATCTGATGAAAAACAATATCAAGGATATGTGGCGAACTGCTTTAGAGAAACTAGGCAGCAAGTACGAAACGTGGTCACGCTTCCCGCAAGTGCCTACTCTCAACTAA
- a CDS encoding pyridoxal phosphate-dependent aminotransferase, translating into MKNTPIERHLIDETINNEFQIVDFSKATIREVKAIASKAEAASGVEFIKMEMGVPGLPPSAVGVAAEIEALQNGIASLYPDINGLPELKKEASNFIKAFINVDLNPEGCVPVTGSMQGTFASFLTCSQCDEKKDTILFIDPGFPVQKQQLVVMGQKFETFDVYDYRGDKLKEKLESYLKKGNISAIIYSNPNNPSWICLKEEELQIIGELATQYDVIVLEDLAYFAMDFRQDLSKPYQPPFQPSVAHYTDNYVLLISGSKAFSYAGQRIGVSCISDKLYHRSYPGLTKRYGGGTFGTVFIHRVLYALSSGTSHSAQFAMAAMLKAANEGQYNFLNEVKIYGERAQKLKEIFLRHGFHLVYDNDLGDPIADGFYFTIGYPGMTSGELAKELMYYGVSAISLVTTGSHQEGLRACTSFIKDHQYAQLDERMKLFAENHPIA; encoded by the coding sequence ATGAAAAATACACCAATCGAACGACATCTGATTGACGAAACTATAAACAACGAGTTTCAAATTGTCGATTTTTCAAAAGCCACCATTCGAGAAGTGAAAGCCATTGCTTCGAAAGCAGAAGCTGCATCGGGAGTTGAATTTATCAAAATGGAAATGGGCGTTCCGGGACTTCCTCCTTCCGCAGTAGGTGTGGCGGCAGAGATTGAAGCGTTGCAAAATGGCATTGCCAGCCTATACCCCGATATCAACGGATTGCCGGAACTGAAAAAAGAAGCGTCCAACTTTATCAAAGCATTTATCAACGTCGATTTAAATCCGGAGGGCTGTGTACCTGTCACCGGCTCTATGCAAGGAACATTCGCTTCATTCCTCACTTGCAGCCAATGCGACGAAAAGAAAGATACGATTTTATTCATCGATCCCGGATTTCCGGTACAGAAACAGCAGCTGGTAGTAATGGGACAAAAGTTCGAAACATTTGATGTATATGACTACCGCGGAGACAAACTGAAAGAGAAACTGGAAAGCTATCTGAAAAAAGGAAATATATCAGCTATCATTTATTCGAATCCCAATAACCCCAGCTGGATTTGCCTGAAAGAGGAAGAATTGCAGATTATCGGTGAATTGGCAACGCAGTATGATGTGATTGTTCTGGAAGACTTGGCTTATTTCGCCATGGACTTCCGGCAGGATTTGAGCAAACCATACCAACCTCCTTTCCAGCCATCAGTAGCCCATTATACAGATAATTACGTATTGCTGATTTCCGGTTCGAAAGCATTCAGCTACGCCGGACAGCGTATTGGCGTAAGCTGTATCTCAGATAAACTATACCACCGAAGCTATCCGGGACTGACCAAACGATATGGTGGCGGTACCTTTGGAACTGTTTTCATCCATCGCGTACTTTATGCACTTTCATCAGGAACGAGTCATTCCGCACAATTCGCCATGGCTGCCATGCTGAAAGCTGCTAACGAAGGACAATATAACTTCCTCAACGAGGTGAAGATCTATGGTGAGAGAGCACAAAAATTGAAAGAAATCTTCCTCCGTCACGGTTTCCACCTAGTATATGACAACGACTTGGGCGACCCGATTGCGGACGGATTCTATTTTACCATCGGATATCCGGGAATGACCAGCGGCGAACTGGCCAAAGAACTGATGTACTACGGAGTAAGCGCGATCTCATTGGTTACAACAGGAAGCCATCAAGAAGGATTACGCGCGTGTACCTCTTTTATTAAAGACCATCAGTATGCGCAACTGGACGAAAGAATGAAACTATTTGCTGAAAATCATCCGATAGCCTGA
- a CDS encoding transposase → MAYKKGEERQQKVLFPDCIDDYVEEDAPVRLFDAFVDSLDMGKLEFIRNIPKATGSPGYDPRDLLKLYIYGYFYQVRSSRKLARECKCNVEVMWLLGKLYPDFRTISDFRKDNKDSITKVFKEFNKFCMGLKLFSKSYISIDGSKFKAVNAKDNNFTLNKLDDRIKRLDEHITLYMEELDSCDREEGRKLSREELEHKLNVCKERKARYEAYRTTLEESNEKQISLTDPDARLMKANEGFCVGYNMQTAVDADSHMIAGFRVTNSPTDHGQITNVATDVKKDYGIDILETTADKGYECPEDHTDALASGIVPNVIRRDGGCTEQVEFEYIGNTITDEQKVSTNPEDLKACLQAGVIPDVYNGILTDMEIVEVKKRTLPTSDSAVLDMTSEQMRAKALEGFFVRDAERNLVYCPQGEILRQKSIKRNGNIRYCNKLACKKCKCKCTISKFKEADFSKDDLIKVADTRRKQDAANDGNANLKPTRITVMKKVVRYVLHLDQKKMDNRKCLSEHPFGTIKRTLGYYYFLLKGFAKVGAEMGLLCLSYNLRRAISLKGVPALLAALR, encoded by the coding sequence ATGGCATATAAGAAAGGTGAAGAACGACAACAGAAAGTACTTTTCCCCGATTGCATAGACGACTATGTTGAGGAGGATGCTCCGGTTCGTTTGTTTGATGCATTCGTTGATAGTTTGGATATGGGCAAGTTAGAGTTTATACGGAACATTCCCAAAGCCACGGGAAGTCCCGGGTACGACCCTCGTGACCTGTTAAAACTGTATATTTATGGTTACTTTTACCAAGTGCGTTCATCGCGCAAGTTGGCCCGTGAGTGCAAATGCAACGTGGAGGTGATGTGGCTACTGGGCAAATTATATCCTGATTTTCGCACCATTTCCGATTTTCGCAAGGATAATAAGGATAGCATAACTAAAGTATTCAAGGAGTTCAATAAGTTCTGCATGGGGTTGAAGCTCTTCTCCAAGTCATACATATCTATTGACGGAAGCAAGTTCAAGGCTGTAAATGCCAAGGATAACAATTTTACGCTCAACAAACTTGACGACCGTATCAAACGTTTGGATGAACATATCACTTTATACATGGAAGAGCTTGACTCATGCGATCGGGAAGAAGGTCGCAAACTTTCCAGAGAAGAACTTGAGCACAAACTGAATGTCTGTAAAGAACGCAAAGCCCGTTACGAAGCATACCGCACTACATTAGAGGAGTCTAATGAAAAACAGATATCGCTTACTGACCCGGATGCAAGACTGATGAAAGCGAATGAAGGTTTCTGCGTAGGCTATAACATGCAGACGGCTGTTGACGCGGACAGCCACATGATTGCCGGCTTCCGGGTCACTAACAGTCCTACTGACCATGGCCAAATAACAAACGTAGCTACAGATGTGAAAAAAGACTATGGGATTGACATCCTTGAGACTACAGCAGACAAGGGCTATGAATGCCCCGAAGACCATACCGACGCACTTGCATCGGGCATTGTACCCAATGTCATCCGGCGTGACGGTGGCTGCACCGAGCAGGTTGAGTTTGAGTACATTGGAAACACCATAACCGATGAACAGAAAGTTAGTACCAACCCCGAGGACTTGAAGGCATGTCTTCAAGCCGGAGTAATTCCCGATGTCTACAACGGAATCTTAACTGATATGGAAATTGTTGAGGTAAAAAAGCGTACATTGCCGACATCCGATTCAGCAGTGCTGGACATGACTTCCGAACAAATGCGTGCCAAAGCTCTTGAAGGCTTCTTCGTTAGGGATGCCGAACGTAACCTTGTCTATTGTCCGCAAGGTGAGATTCTTAGACAGAAATCCATTAAACGAAACGGCAATATACGTTACTGCAACAAGTTGGCCTGCAAGAAATGCAAATGCAAGTGTACCATATCCAAGTTCAAGGAAGCGGACTTTAGTAAGGATGATCTAATAAAGGTTGCTGATACCCGAAGGAAACAAGATGCAGCAAATGACGGCAATGCGAATCTGAAACCAACAAGAATAACCGTTATGAAAAAGGTGGTACGCTATGTGCTACATCTTGACCAAAAGAAAATGGATAATCGCAAATGTTTGTCGGAACATCCGTTCGGGACAATTAAAAGAACGCTCGGATACTACTATTTTTTACTAAAAGGTTTTGCAAAAGTAGGTGCAGAGATGGGATTGCTCTGTCTATCCTATAACCTACGTCGTGCTATAAGTCTCAAAGGTGTACCCGCACTGCTTGCCGCACTCCGATAA
- a CDS encoding TetR/AcrR family transcriptional regulator, protein MKTNKAEIYKNAFRLFLQDNYEKVTVVKLEKAIGLSCRGIYHHTKDKLGLFKAVVDTYIFEPHKVENKFVYAEDISLRDFLQTYIEGVERTMDYLSNELGVDRKECAKCYFQFLFQAYKYYPNFVKKMDAIFEKDQQMWRKIIDKAIASGEIRNDIATEEVVDMFRMAHLGMSYVLAFTTGLDTERLKRQFDAVYKLLK, encoded by the coding sequence ATGAAAACGAATAAGGCTGAAATATATAAAAATGCGTTCCGGCTGTTCTTACAGGACAATTACGAGAAGGTGACGGTGGTAAAACTGGAGAAAGCTATCGGATTGTCGTGCCGGGGTATCTATCATCATACGAAGGATAAACTGGGACTGTTCAAGGCGGTTGTAGATACCTATATCTTTGAACCGCACAAGGTGGAAAACAAGTTTGTGTATGCGGAAGATATTTCATTGCGGGACTTCCTGCAAACCTATATCGAAGGTGTGGAAAGAACAATGGATTATCTAAGCAATGAACTGGGGGTGGATAGAAAGGAATGTGCCAAATGCTATTTTCAGTTCTTGTTCCAAGCGTACAAGTATTATCCGAACTTTGTGAAAAAAATGGATGCTATCTTTGAGAAAGACCAACAAATGTGGCGAAAGATAATTGATAAGGCAATCGCTTCGGGGGAAATCAGAAATGATATTGCCACGGAAGAGGTCGTCGATATGTTCCGAATGGCACATCTGGGAATGTCATACGTGCTGGCTTTTACCACGGGACTTGATACTGAACGACTGAAACGGCAATTTGACGCTGTATATAAACTGCTGAAATGA